CTGGTATTCAACTAATGTTTTCCCTCCTTTTCCAAGAATTGCACCAACTAAGTTTTCTGGCACTGCTATTTCGACTACATCCTTTGATCCATCTGTGGATTTTTCTGTTCCTAGGATGGCACTGGCAGCTAGGGGAGAAGCAGCTCCAAAATATCCATtggttgcagcagtagcagcagccagGCTACCTAATGCAAATGTCCCCGCCGTACCACCAGCTGTGCTGCCACTGGCTGAGGCTTCACTCGCATAGGTGGCCAATAaattggctgctgctgctgctgggttggcactggcagctgctgcagccaaAGCCCCTGTAGCTGCTGCCTGACTTAGGCCTAAACCTAATGTATTGAGATTATATCCATAGCTGGCTAATGTATTAAGTGCAGAGGTGATGGCCACCAGGTCATTGCCTGTAAAGCCAGATAAAACTGCTGGAAAGGCTGCCACTCCAGCAAGGTTAGCATGTCCTAAtagccctgcagcagctgcagctgttgGTAACACTTCAGCAGTGTTTGCATAAGGAGATCCGGTTGGATTGGAATTGGCCACTGGACCTGTGACATTGGCATAACTGATATTCAGACAGCTGCCACTCTGTGGATCCTCTTGTATCTTCTGGATGATAAGTTCAACAGCTTTTCGGTTTTGTTCAGGTTCTCCACTCACAGTGACAACCCTCTCTTGCAAGTTGATCCCATCAGGTTTCTGAGAAAGCTGCACCCAAGCCCCTGACTGCTCCATTATAGCCTTCACTGTAGCACCTCCCTTCCCTATTATCAGACCTGCTGTGCTGTTGGGAACTATAATCTTtacctgtaattaaaaaaaatatatataaataatacttCTGCTTTGTGCATAAATACGATCATAATTCACTACCCTATAACAGGCAGGAAAAAATGAAGCAAATtagttaacacttttttttttttaagaaagataaAGTACAAAATGAGTACAAAAAAAAGTGTAGCTCACCACATTTTGTAATGCTTTATGTCAGTTACAAATGTACAACAGAAGGGATAACGAGGGGAATAATAAAAATCGTAGTTATAATTCTTCCACAATGTTTTACCTTTAGCTTAGCACAGTTCAGGCCAAAAGATTTAAACAAATGCAGATGCTATGCTAGTGGTGAAAGAATGTTTAATATTGTATCAAACTGAACATATTCATGCTGTATCTTTCCCTTCCAGATTAAAATAGAAGATTAACTTCCTTCATACAATTGGTCTAAAATCACCTTTTGCcttataatttataaaataataataaaaaaataaaagcacttgGCAAAAGCAAATATAGCAAGGAATGGTTGGATGATGTGCTTAGCTCCAAATGTGACATGAAATTAATAGCTCAAACTTTTACTCTCACCAGTATATAGAAATATATTATGCAAGATAAAATGTTATTCATCTTATGCAAATGTAGCACCATCAGAGAAGGGAGCACTCTAAAGGTAAAATTTGTTTAATTAATAGGATGTGTCATTTTTACATGTTTTATTAGCTCTGCTGAAATGTTTTCAGTGAGGAGCATTTCCCTAAAAGGACAGATTTTTCCTCTCATTTAAACAAGTTTTACAGTGGTATAACGTTACTAACTGCAGTAGATTAACTTCCAATTCACATTTTGtgagtagagaatcaggcccaaagaattaaaaattcaaCAGGTACAGGTGATTTTTCTCACATTTGTTTGCaatatacatttctttaaaaatattttttatcttttAGGATACCATATGTCATATGTCTTATAATACTCTGTTAACACAACAACTTCTCTGCACAAACCTCCCTATACACTGGCATACTGATATCCACTCATTCATACATGAAAGTTGTATGTAGTAGAAAGTTGCagataattgttttcagttttgaaattatttttatcaaAATCTGTCATTTCAATATCAGCAACAATAAAAacatgtaaatataaaaaaattaaaatgattttcattGTTCTGACATTACCATCTTATTATTCTAATTTCAAGAGGCTAACTTTCAAACAAAATGTCTGCCCTAGAAAATAAGCTTGTTCTAGTTTACCCATCGTTTTAGGTTTTAATAAAATACCAGTCACCTCAGTTCTGTATGCTGAGTGTGTCAGTCAAATCTTTAAAAGtatgatacatttaaaaaatagagaatggttcatattttccatttaataaaatatgcaaattcaGAACAGTAATTTAAAATAACAGATTTTAATGTTTGAATAGTTTGCATCTAATTTGAAGTTTTTAATCTCTGACATTTCAGCTACATTTCATCATTACCAAAAGATGTTatgtaaaattaaagaaataaaagcataaggttcttatttattaataatgaGCTAAGTGTAGTTCTGTGCTCCAACACCTAAATATCAAGGTGTCTGTAGGCACAGGATCAAGAGACCTTGGTTATATTTCAAATTGTCCCTGACATACAGCGTGAACTTGGTCAAACCACTTAACATCTGTATTgatcagtttctccatctataaaatatgGATAAAATACACATATATAAGTTATCTGAGATCTAGAGAGAAAAATACTAAATAATTGCTAAGTATTTTAgctgaaacctgtttttgtttACATCTTCAAAAATGCAAAGTTATCAGCTCCTCAGGGAACATGGAATCAGCCAAGAAGACTCAATAATGTGGCATTTATTTTAGTATATATTTTGAAGGTCTATGGTTTTGTGCCACATACTGAAAAAAACCTTACCTGACCCCAATGGTATATGCCACGCTAACCTCCTTTGGGGGTTTGCAGTACCTGTGACTTGTCAGCCTTAGGCACATTGTGCCATTATAGCCAAGAGGGCAAGTCagtcagataccatggtgatgggtgcagtCTGAAAGCCTAGTTGGAAGACTGAAAGACATACTGAtttagttgatttaaaaaaagaacaaaccccATCATACTAAAGCTCATTTTGAACCTTTTTGGGCTGGTACTTATCAGAAATTCCACTGGAATCAGTGGGTGTCTCACTTAACTACAGAAGTCAGACTCAGATCCTACCTATGCACTTTTGAAGGTTAGATTCTTACTGTCAATTCTAACCAGTTAATTTTGACCGGGTACATTTGATTATCATGATTCAATTGTGAGTGTTTTaccatttgcacacacacaatatcTAAGTAAAGTCACATGGTTTATTAAAgtccttttttacatttttcataagCAAGGCACATGAACTCTCACAAGATAACTTTTCCCCCCATATATGTCTATTTAATCCAATGACATttttagttaattaaaaataattcaatatgagttttttaatttaaaaaaactgagtTTCAGTCCATCTACAGGCATCCTCCAAAGTACTTTTTTCACTGCTACTCTAAAAGATGACTTGGCAGGTAGGATCTACCTTAAAACTGCATTGTGGGGCTTCATATCTATTGTATCTCACTGATTTCATATAAAAATTTCAgtttacacatttttttaaaataaatgccagccctgcaaactcagca
This DNA window, taken from Dermochelys coriacea isolate rDerCor1 chromosome 6, rDerCor1.pri.v4, whole genome shotgun sequence, encodes the following:
- the NOVA1 gene encoding RNA-binding protein Nova-1 isoform X1, which produces MMAAAPIQQNGTHTGVPIDLEPPDSRKRPLEAPPEAGSTKRTNTGEDGQYFLKVLIPSYAAGSIIGKGGQTIVQLQKETGATIKLSKSKDFYPGTTERVCLIQGTVEALNAVHGFIAEKIREMPQNVAKTEPVSILQPQTTVNPDRIKQTLPSSPTTTKSSPSDPMTTSRANQVKIIVPNSTAGLIIGKGGATVKAIMEQSGAWVQLSQKPDGINLQERVVTVSGEPEQNRKAVELIIQKIQEDPQSGSCLNISYANVTGPVANSNPTGSPYANTAEVLPTAAAAAGLLGHANLAGVAAFPAVLSGFTGNDLVAITSALNTLASYGYNLNTLGLGLSQAAATGALAAAAASANPAAAAANLLATYASEASASGSTAGGTAGTFALGSLAAATAATNGYFGAASPLAASAILGTEKSTDGSKDVVEIAVPENLVGAILGKGGKTLVEYQELTGARIQISKKGEFVPGTRNRKVTITGTPAATQAAQYLITQRITYEQGVRAANPQKVG
- the NOVA1 gene encoding RNA-binding protein Nova-1 isoform X6, with product MPQNVAKTEPVSILQPQTTVNPDRIKQVKIIVPNSTAGLIIGKGGATVKAIMEQSGAWVQLSQKPDGINLQERVVTVSGEPEQNRKAVELIIQKIQEDPQSGSCLNISYANVTGPVANSNPTGSPYANTAEVLPTAAAAAGLLGHANLAGVAAFPAVLSGFTGNDLVAITSALNTLASYGYNLNTLGLGLSQAAATGALAAAAASANPAAAAANLLATYASEASASGSTAGGTAGTFALGSLAAATAATNGYFGAASPLAASAILGTEKSTDGSKDVVEIAVPENLVGAILGKGGKTLVEYQELTGARIQISKKGEFVPGTRNRKVTITGTPAATQAAQYLITQRITYEQGVRAANPQKVG
- the NOVA1 gene encoding RNA-binding protein Nova-1 isoform X5; amino-acid sequence: MKNTINVLTFFENRSGTTERVCLIQGTVEALNAVHGFIAEKIREMPQNVAKTEPVSILQPQTTVNPDRIKQTLPSSPTTTKSSPSDPMTTSRANQVKIIVPNSTAGLIIGKGGATVKAIMEQSGAWVQLSQKPDGINLQERVVTVSGEPEQNRKAVELIIQKIQEDPQSGSCLNISYANVTGPVANSNPTGSPYANTAEVLPTAAAAAGLLGHANLAGVAAFPAVLSGFTGNDLVAITSALNTLASYGYNLNTLGLGLSQAAATGALAAAAASANPAAAAANLLATYASEASASGSTAGGTAGTFALGSLAAATAATNGYFGAASPLAASAILGTEKSTDGSKDVVEIAVPENLVGAILGKGGKTLVEYQELTGARIQISKKGEFVPGTRNRKVTITGTPAATQAAQYLITQRITYEQGVRAANPQKVG
- the NOVA1 gene encoding RNA-binding protein Nova-1 isoform X2, producing MMAAAPIQQNGTHTGVPIDLEPPDSRKRPLEAPPEAGSTKRTNTGEDGQYFLKVLIPSYAAGSIIGKGGQTIVQLQKETGATIKLSKSKDFYPGTTERVCLIQGTVEALNAVHGFIAEKIREMPQNVAKTEPVSILQPQTTVNPDRIKQVKIIVPNSTAGLIIGKGGATVKAIMEQSGAWVQLSQKPDGINLQERVVTVSGEPEQNRKAVELIIQKIQEDPQSGSCLNISYANVTGPVANSNPTGSPYANTAEVLPTAAAAAGLLGHANLAGVAAFPAVLSGFTGNDLVAITSALNTLASYGYNLNTLGLGLSQAAATGALAAAAASANPAAAAANLLATYASEASASGSTAGGTAGTFALGSLAAATAATNGYFGAASPLAASAILGTEKSTDGSKDVVEIAVPENLVGAILGKGGKTLVEYQELTGARIQISKKGEFVPGTRNRKVTITGTPAATQAAQYLITQRITYEQGVRAANPQKVG
- the NOVA1 gene encoding RNA-binding protein Nova-1 isoform X7, with the protein product MPQNVAKTEPVSILQPQTTVNPDRIKQTLPSSPTTTKSSPSDPMTTSRANQVKIIVPNSTAGLIIGKGGATVKAIMEQSGAWVQLSQKPDGINLQERVVTVSGEPEQNRKAVELIIQKIQEDPQSGSCLNISYANVTGPVANSNPTGSPYANTAEVLPTAAAAAGLLGHANLAGVAAFPAVLSGFTGNDLVAITSALNTLASYGYNLNTLGLGLSQAAATGALAAAAASANPAAAAANLLATYASEASASGSTAGGTAGTFALGSLAAATAATNGYFGAASPLAASAILGTEKSTDGSKDVVEIAVPENLVGAILGKGGKTLVEYQELTGARIQISKKGEFVPGTRNRKVTITGTPAATQAAQYLITQRITYEQGVRAANPQKVG
- the NOVA1 gene encoding RNA-binding protein Nova-1 isoform X3; this encodes MHRGREDGQYFLKVLIPSYAAGSIIGKGGQTIVQLQKETGATIKLSKSKDFYPGTTERVCLIQGTVEALNAVHGFIAEKIREMPQNVAKTEPVSILQPQTTVNPDRIKQTLPSSPTTTKSSPSDPMTTSRANQVKIIVPNSTAGLIIGKGGATVKAIMEQSGAWVQLSQKPDGINLQERVVTVSGEPEQNRKAVELIIQKIQEDPQSGSCLNISYANVTGPVANSNPTGSPYANTAEVLPTAAAAAGLLGHANLAGVAAFPAVLSGFTGNDLVAITSALNTLASYGYNLNTLGLGLSQAAATGALAAAAASANPAAAAANLLATYASEASASGSTAGGTAGTFALGSLAAATAATNGYFGAASPLAASAILGTEKSTDGSKDVVEIAVPENLVGAILGKGGKTLVEYQELTGARIQISKKGEFVPGTRNRKVTITGTPAATQAAQYLITQRITYEQGVRAANPQKVG
- the NOVA1 gene encoding RNA-binding protein Nova-1 isoform X4, which encodes MHRGREDGQYFLKVLIPSYAAGSIIGKGGQTIVQLQKETGATIKLSKSKDFYPGTTERVCLIQGTVEALNAVHGFIAEKIREMPQNVAKTEPVSILQPQTTVNPDRIKQVKIIVPNSTAGLIIGKGGATVKAIMEQSGAWVQLSQKPDGINLQERVVTVSGEPEQNRKAVELIIQKIQEDPQSGSCLNISYANVTGPVANSNPTGSPYANTAEVLPTAAAAAGLLGHANLAGVAAFPAVLSGFTGNDLVAITSALNTLASYGYNLNTLGLGLSQAAATGALAAAAASANPAAAAANLLATYASEASASGSTAGGTAGTFALGSLAAATAATNGYFGAASPLAASAILGTEKSTDGSKDVVEIAVPENLVGAILGKGGKTLVEYQELTGARIQISKKGEFVPGTRNRKVTITGTPAATQAAQYLITQRITYEQGVRAANPQKVG